One part of the Flavobacterium johnsoniae UW101 genome encodes these proteins:
- a CDS encoding GntR family transcriptional regulator, which yields MIKLIKIDEDSRVPKYKQIVDSILQNIANGNLKINQKIPSINSFSEEFYMSRDTVEKAYNILKERKIISSIRGKGYYITRTKLESKVNILFLTNKLSSYKMKTYSAFINTLGANAHVDLQIYHCDETLFLNILDKFEGAYDYYVITTHFKTDELKHLSFTDEVVDAIKRIPQEKLVILDNIKLGTGDDVIKIYQDFENDIYNALKEGLEKIAKYKRLILVYPDKAVYPYPRRILHGFRKFCVEHEINFEILSEVYDDMILKKGDLFITIEESDLVNLMKQIRDEEFVLGKDIGVISYNDTPLKELLGITVMSTDFNIMGETAARLILNKEKGHFKVPFNFIDRNSI from the coding sequence ATGATTAAATTAATTAAAATAGACGAAGATTCGAGGGTTCCAAAATACAAACAGATTGTAGACTCGATTTTGCAGAATATTGCTAACGGAAATTTAAAAATAAATCAAAAAATTCCCTCTATAAACAGTTTCAGCGAGGAGTTTTATATGTCTCGTGATACGGTTGAAAAAGCTTATAATATTTTAAAAGAACGAAAAATCATTTCTTCAATTAGAGGAAAAGGATATTATATTACGAGAACAAAACTGGAGTCTAAAGTCAATATTTTGTTTTTGACCAATAAATTGAGCTCGTATAAAATGAAAACCTACAGTGCTTTTATTAACACTTTAGGAGCTAATGCGCATGTCGATCTTCAAATTTATCATTGTGATGAAACGCTCTTTTTAAATATTCTCGACAAGTTTGAAGGCGCTTATGATTATTATGTTATAACAACCCATTTTAAAACCGATGAACTGAAACATTTAAGTTTTACAGATGAAGTTGTAGACGCCATTAAAAGAATTCCGCAGGAAAAGCTGGTAATTCTGGATAATATAAAACTGGGAACGGGAGATGATGTTATTAAAATCTATCAGGATTTTGAAAACGACATTTACAATGCATTAAAAGAAGGTTTAGAAAAAATAGCCAAATACAAACGTCTTATTTTAGTTTATCCGGATAAAGCAGTTTATCCATATCCGAGAAGAATCCTCCACGGATTCAGGAAATTCTGTGTTGAACACGAAATCAATTTTGAGATTTTAAGTGAAGTTTACGACGATATGATTCTAAAAAAAGGAGATCTGTTTATTACCATTGAAGAATCTGATCTGGTGAATTTAATGAAGCAGATTCGCGATGAAGAGTTTGTTTTAGGAAAAGATATCGGCGTTATCTCTTATAACGATACACCTTTAAAAGAATTGCTGGGCATAACGGTTATGTCTACTGATTTTAATATAATGGGAGAAACTGCAGCAAGGCTTATTTTGAATAAAGAAAAAGGACATTTTAAAGTACCGTTTAATTTTATTGACAGAAATTCTATTTGA
- the rhaT gene encoding L-rhamnose/proton symporter RhaT codes for MESLLGIIFHSIGGFSSGSFYMPFKKVKDWAWESYWLVGGFFSWLIVPPIAAYLTIPNFTEIIIAASPAIKSFTFLMGLIWGIGGLTYGLGVRYLGMSLGNSITLGFCSAFGALVPSIYYDIVPTEGKISFTHMLSTSGGQLVLFGVVVYLIGIAISGKAGMLKEKDFATGHEDKDKDFNLVKGLIVAVISGILSSFFNYGIEAGKPMAEHAIVNGANPLFQNNVTYVVLLWGGLTTNFIWCLYLNFKNKTIKNYTDKSTPITKNVLFSALAGTMWFLQFFFYGMGESKLGNGASSWILHMATIILTANFWGFYLKEWKGVSKKTLRTFFWGIGLIMLAIILVGIGNSL; via the coding sequence ATGGAATCATTATTAGGAATCATTTTTCATTCTATCGGAGGATTTTCTTCAGGTAGTTTTTATATGCCTTTTAAAAAAGTTAAAGATTGGGCTTGGGAAAGTTACTGGCTTGTGGGCGGTTTCTTTTCTTGGTTAATTGTACCGCCGATTGCGGCTTATTTAACGATTCCAAATTTTACAGAAATTATCATTGCCGCTTCACCTGCAATTAAATCCTTTACTTTTTTAATGGGATTAATTTGGGGAATTGGCGGACTTACTTATGGTCTTGGCGTTCGCTACTTAGGAATGTCTTTAGGAAATTCAATTACATTAGGATTTTGTTCTGCATTTGGAGCTTTAGTTCCTTCAATTTATTATGATATTGTTCCAACAGAAGGAAAAATTTCATTTACACACATGCTTTCTACTTCTGGCGGACAGCTGGTTTTATTTGGAGTTGTAGTATATCTTATAGGTATTGCTATTTCTGGAAAAGCTGGAATGCTGAAAGAAAAGGATTTTGCAACAGGTCATGAAGATAAGGACAAAGACTTCAATTTGGTAAAAGGTTTAATTGTAGCTGTAATTTCAGGAATTTTAAGTTCATTTTTTAATTACGGAATCGAAGCCGGAAAACCAATGGCAGAACATGCTATAGTAAATGGTGCAAATCCGTTATTCCAAAACAACGTAACCTATGTTGTACTGCTTTGGGGAGGATTAACAACCAATTTTATCTGGTGTCTTTATTTAAACTTTAAAAATAAAACAATTAAAAACTATACCGATAAATCTACTCCAATTACTAAAAACGTTTTGTTTTCTGCACTTGCCGGAACGATGTGGTTTTTACAGTTTTTCTTTTACGGAATGGGAGAGAGCAAACTAGGGAATGGTGCCAGTTCATGGATTCTGCACATGGCAACCATCATTTTAACTGCAAACTTTTGGGGTTTTTATTTAAAAGAATGGAAAGGAGTTTCGAAAAAAACATTAAGAACTTTTTTCTGGGGAATCGGGCTTATTATGCTTGCGATCATTTTGGTAGGAATTGGTAACTCATTATAA